From the Gouania willdenowi chromosome 19, fGouWil2.1, whole genome shotgun sequence genome, one window contains:
- the dusp29 gene encoding dual specificity phosphatase 29 produces the protein MTSNALKKGNKRNVAQAAEESKPGEDYRTPGGYELEKILNRGSVAYTHVNNVWPNVFIGDEETAKDKLKLKSMGITHILNAAEGTWNNVDTGPGYYSDMDVVYYGVVAEDIPSFDLSQYFYSAAQFIEKTLKNPQNKLLVHCVMGRSRSATLFLAYLMIYENMTVVEAVEHLKKQRRIIPNWGFLKQLRELDQQLLENREDSTRDG, from the exons ATGACTTCTAACGCCTTAAAGAAAGGAAACAAGAGAAATGTTGCACAGGCGGCAGAGGAATCCAAACCAGGGGAGGACTATCGTACACCTGGAGGATACGAGCTGGAGAAAATCCTCAACAGGGGGAGTGTGGCCTACACTCATGTCAACAACGTGTGGCCTAACGTCTTCATCGGGGACGA AGAGACTGCAAAGGACAAACTCAAGCTCAAGTCAATGGGAATCACACACATCTTAAACGCAGCCGAGGGGACGTGGAACAATGTGGACACTGGGCCTGGTTACTATAGCGACATGGATGTTGTATACTACGGTGTAGTAGCAGAAGACATCCCGTCTTTTGATCTCAGCCAGTATTTTTACTCTGCAGCTCAGTTCATTGAGAAGACACTGAAGAACCCCCAAA ATAAATTGTTGGTCCACTGCGTGATGGGAAGGAGCCGATCTGCCACGCTCTTCCTCGCCTACCTGATGATCTACGAGAACATGACCGTGGTGGAGGCCGTCGAGCACCTCAAGAAGCAGAGGAGGATCATCCCCAACTGGGGCTTCCTCAAACAGCTGAGAGAGCTGGACCAGCAGCTCCTGGAGAACAGGGAGGACTCCACACGAGACGGCTGA